One Penaeus chinensis breed Huanghai No. 1 chromosome 12, ASM1920278v2, whole genome shotgun sequence DNA segment encodes these proteins:
- the LOC125031320 gene encoding U6 snRNA-associated Sm-like protein LSm5: MAASNPSTLLPLELVDKCIGSRIHIIMKSDKEIVGTLLGFDDFVNMVLEDVTEYESTPEGRRITQLDQILLNGNHITMLVPGGAEMVD, from the exons ATGGCTGCTTCAAATCCGTCAACACTTCTTCCGCTCG AGTTGGTGGACAAATGCATAGGCTCACGCATCCACATCATCATGAAGAGTGACAAGGAGATCGTCGGAACTCTCTTGGGCTTTGACGACTTTGTGAACATGGTGCTGGAGGATGTAACTGAATACGAGAGCACACCAGAGGGCAGAAGAATCACACAGTTGGATCAGATCCTCCTGAATGGAAATCACATAACTATG cTTGTTCCTGGAGGTGCGGAAATGGTGGACTAG